One genomic region from Xiphophorus couchianus chromosome 21, X_couchianus-1.0, whole genome shotgun sequence encodes:
- the LOC114136669 gene encoding uncharacterized protein LOC114136669, whose product MIELVSFSGKKRAGCPSSPLFWNMGRLLHFQPHRHKLTTMVAFLLWVFSLGCLALPSDTQPAYNNLPESFKKGVDLTLERLSSHASILHHFRFFRSLEKSEMEPGFDVKIINHNFYLKATKCPKGTVDASSCQFRNDRPLIDCVTCYKTFEGEIEAEPQPYIHCVHRSALTEDMRTTRAEQCQALKYKYGTPTLLSSVGDN is encoded by the exons ATGATTGAGCTTGTGTCCTTCAGTGGGAAGAAGAGGGCCGGATGCCCCTCCTCCCCTCTCTTCTGGAATATGGGTCGGCTGCTCCACTTTCAGCCCCACAGACACAAGCTAACCACGATGGTTGCGTTCCTGCTCTGGGTCTTCAGCCTTGGCTGCCTGGCTTTGCCATCCGACACGCAGCCGGCTTACAACAACCTTCCTGAATCCTTCAAGAAGGGAGTGGATTTGACCCTGGAGAGACTCAGCTCCCATGCCAGCATCCTGCATCACTTTCGCTTCTTCAGGAGTTTGGAAAAGTCCGAAATGGAG CCCGGCTTTGATGTAAAAATCATAAACCACAACTTCTACCTTAAAGCCACAAAGTGCCCGAAAGGAACCGTCGACGCCTCGAGTTGCCAGTTCAGAAACGACAGG CCGCTCATCGACTGCGTAACCTGTTACAAAACCTTCGAGGGAGAGATTGAAGCAGAGCCGCAGCCGTACATCCACTGCGTCCACAGATCAGCGCTGACCGAG GACATGAGAACCACCAGAGCTGAACAATGCCAAGCTCTGAAGTACAAATACGGCACGCCGACTCTTCTCTCATCAGTTGGAGACAATTAA